A single region of the Mannheimia bovis genome encodes:
- the lptB gene encoding LPS export ABC transporter ATP-binding protein: MSVLYAEHLAKSYKQRQVVKDVSLNVKSGEIVGLLGPNGAGKTTTFYMVVGLVRHDHGTIRIDNEDISTLPMHDRAKQGIGYLPQEASIFRRLSVYDNLMSVLQVRKDINNEQRKARAEELIAEFHIEHIRNSLGQSLSGGERRRVEIARALAANPKFILLDEPFAGVDPISVIDIKKIIVNLKERGLGVLITDHNVRETLDVCERAYIVGSGEMIASGTPQQVLENPDVKRVYLGDQFKL, translated from the coding sequence ATGTCTGTACTTTATGCAGAACATTTAGCGAAAAGTTATAAACAACGCCAAGTGGTAAAAGATGTCAGTCTGAATGTAAAATCAGGTGAAATTGTTGGCTTGCTTGGTCCGAACGGTGCAGGTAAAACAACTACTTTCTATATGGTTGTTGGGTTGGTTCGCCACGATCACGGTACAATTCGCATTGATAATGAAGATATCAGTACATTACCAATGCACGACCGAGCCAAACAAGGCATTGGCTATCTGCCGCAAGAAGCCTCAATTTTCCGCCGTTTGAGCGTGTATGATAATTTAATGTCTGTGCTACAAGTGCGTAAAGATATTAATAACGAACAACGTAAAGCTCGTGCTGAGGAACTTATTGCTGAATTTCATATTGAGCACATCCGCAACAGTTTAGGGCAATCGCTCTCCGGTGGAGAACGTCGTCGTGTGGAAATTGCCCGTGCATTAGCTGCAAATCCGAAATTTATTCTGTTAGATGAACCCTTCGCCGGAGTTGATCCTATCTCGGTGATCGATATAAAAAAAATTATTGTGAATTTAAAAGAGCGTGGTTTAGGCGTTCTGATTACCGACCACAACGTGCGTGAAACCTTAGATGTATGCGAACGTGCTTATATTGTAGGGAGTGGTGAAATGATTGCCAGTGGTACGCCACAGCAAGTGCTTGAAAATCCGGATGTAAAACGTGTTTATTTAGGCGATCAATTCAAACTTTAA
- a CDS encoding PTS sugar transporter subunit IIA, with protein sequence MTKLTEFLSPENIRQGVLVSSKKRALELVGKVIAESINQPHLQQAETQNEAICPIDCFANLFKREKLGSTGLNQGIALPHAKLPACETLTLDKPIAVFLQLEEAIDYEAQDNKDVDLIYAIMFPENSCEQYKSCLPQIAKQLTDKSLLKQLRAAESAEDIWQILVYADNHPKDEEE encoded by the coding sequence ATGACAAAATTAACAGAATTTTTAAGCCCGGAAAACATTCGTCAAGGCGTGTTAGTTTCCAGTAAAAAACGGGCGTTAGAGTTAGTGGGAAAAGTGATAGCCGAATCCATTAATCAACCACACTTACAACAAGCAGAAACACAGAATGAAGCCATCTGCCCTATTGACTGTTTTGCGAATTTATTTAAGCGTGAAAAGTTAGGTTCTACAGGTTTAAATCAAGGTATTGCACTTCCTCACGCAAAATTACCCGCTTGCGAAACCTTAACATTAGATAAACCAATTGCGGTATTTTTGCAGTTAGAAGAAGCTATTGATTATGAAGCACAAGACAACAAAGATGTTGATCTTATTTATGCTATTATGTTCCCTGAAAATAGCTGCGAGCAATATAAAAGCTGCTTGCCACAAATTGCTAAACAATTAACGGATAAATCCTTATTAAAACAACTCCGAGCAGCAGAATCAGCAGAGGATATTTGGCAAATTTTGGTGTATGCTGATAATCACCCAAAAGATGAAGAAGAATAG
- the lptA gene encoding lipopolysaccharide transport periplasmic protein LptA, whose product MKLMFKSILVTMLLGSSFSAYALKGDTDQPINIDSGSQSLDMTNNIVTFSDNVVITQGSIKVTAENVKITRQEGKKETIDATGSPVTFQQTLDNGKPVNGKGSSVHYDLNSEFLTLIGNAELKQQGSFIKAEKITYDVKKQQLKATSGGKSRVKTVLIPNELQDNKKK is encoded by the coding sequence ATGAAATTAATGTTTAAATCTATTTTAGTAACAATGTTACTAGGTAGCAGTTTTTCAGCTTATGCGTTAAAAGGTGATACCGATCAACCTATCAATATTGATTCGGGCAGCCAATCTTTAGATATGACAAATAATATCGTTACCTTTAGCGACAACGTAGTGATTACACAAGGCTCTATTAAAGTAACTGCTGAAAATGTAAAAATTACTCGTCAAGAGGGTAAAAAAGAAACCATTGATGCCACAGGTTCGCCTGTTACCTTTCAACAAACATTGGACAATGGTAAGCCAGTAAATGGCAAAGGCAGCAGTGTTCACTATGACTTAAATTCGGAATTTTTAACCTTAATCGGCAATGCTGAATTAAAACAGCAAGGTAGTTTTATTAAAGCTGAAAAAATTACTTACGATGTAAAAAAACAGCAACTCAAAGCAACTAGCGGCGGTAAATCACGTGTAAAAACCGTGTTAATTCCAAACGAACTTCAAGATAACAAGAAAAAATAG
- the lptC gene encoding LPS export ABC transporter periplasmic protein LptC, whose translation MNTRLTVILLIIVAILGGWYYSLQEKDNTGLDQLIKKEGQPEYVGNKMSTTVYDLKGNPQYFAQATEIKRYESTERTEFFKPFIELFAKESTQKQWKISADYAEITKEKMLNLKGNIKLDALDPASRLQQITTDTLTVDLNTQDIFTESTVKSIGSGFTTTGVGLKGNLKQQVTTLQKEVKSYIEPTIIKETKE comes from the coding sequence ATGAATACACGCTTAACCGTTATTTTACTGATTATTGTTGCCATACTCGGCGGTTGGTATTACAGCTTACAAGAGAAAGATAACACAGGGCTTGATCAGCTGATTAAAAAGGAAGGGCAGCCTGAATATGTAGGGAATAAAATGTCCACCACAGTTTATGATTTGAAAGGCAATCCACAATATTTCGCTCAGGCTACGGAAATCAAACGTTATGAATCCACCGAGCGAACCGAGTTTTTTAAACCTTTTATTGAACTTTTTGCGAAAGAATCTACGCAAAAACAATGGAAAATCAGTGCTGATTACGCTGAAATTACCAAAGAAAAAATGCTCAATTTAAAAGGTAATATCAAACTTGATGCGTTAGATCCTGCCTCCCGTTTACAACAAATCACTACAGATACTTTAACCGTTGATTTAAATACGCAGGATATTTTTACCGAAAGTACGGTCAAATCAATAGGTTCTGGTTTTACGACAACAGGGGTTGGATTAAAAGGTAACTTAAAACAGCAGGTTACCACCTTGCAAAAAGAAGTAAAATCTTACATTGAACCGACTATTATTAAAGAAACAAAAGAATAA
- the rapZ gene encoding RNase adapter RapZ — translation MELIIISGHSGSGKSVALRALEDAGYYCVDNIPLALIPTLTYYLTQENRSAVISLDIRNLPNTPNAIEELITQLEPLNAKLIFLDCDRNTLIRRYSDSRRIHPLSTQNDLSLEGAIDLERKLLEPLVQNANYIIDTSNLSSHELAENLRHLLKGSSDKELKIIFQSFGFKYGLPADADYVFDVRFLPNPHWNPELRPMTGLEQPVIDFLERQTDVHNFIYQTRNYLEMWLPMLEKNNRSYLTIAIGCTGGKHRSVFIAEQLAKYFQAKGKNVQIRHKSLEKHHKKTSN, via the coding sequence ATGGAATTAATCATTATCAGTGGGCATTCCGGCTCCGGTAAGTCAGTGGCATTAAGAGCATTAGAAGATGCTGGTTATTACTGCGTTGATAATATTCCTTTAGCGTTAATTCCAACCTTAACCTACTATCTTACCCAAGAAAATCGTTCTGCGGTCATTAGCTTAGATATTCGCAATCTACCGAATACGCCTAATGCCATTGAAGAGTTAATCACTCAGCTTGAACCTTTAAATGCTAAGCTGATTTTCTTAGATTGTGATCGTAATACGCTCATTCGCCGTTATAGCGACTCTCGTCGTATTCATCCACTCTCCACTCAAAATGATCTTTCATTGGAAGGAGCTATTGATCTCGAACGGAAATTGCTTGAGCCATTAGTACAAAATGCTAACTATATTATTGATACCAGCAATCTCTCTTCACACGAGTTGGCAGAAAATCTACGTCATTTATTAAAAGGTTCTAGCGATAAAGAACTTAAAATTATTTTCCAATCCTTCGGTTTTAAATACGGCTTGCCTGCCGATGCCGATTATGTGTTTGATGTCCGTTTTTTACCTAACCCGCATTGGAACCCAGAATTACGCCCAATGACCGGTTTGGAACAGCCTGTGATCGATTTTTTAGAACGCCAAACCGACGTACATAATTTCATCTACCAAACACGCAACTATTTAGAAATGTGGCTACCAATGTTAGAGAAAAATAACCGTAGCTATCTGACTATTGCGATTGGTTGTACCGGCGGGAAACACCGTTCTGTATTTATTGCCGAGCAATTGGCAAAATATTTCCAAGCGAAAGGCAAGAATGTACAAATTCGCCATAAAAGTTTGGAAAAACATCATAAAAAAACCTCTAATTAG